A genomic region of Stenotrophomonas sp. NA06056 contains the following coding sequences:
- the folP gene encoding dihydropteroate synthase: protein MFDISPQLDCAGRILRLDRARVMGIVNVTPDSFSDGGAHDTTEAAVAHGLKLVEEGADLLDIGGESTRPGAAPVSIDEELRRVLPVIEQLATRTSVPISIDTFKPEVMRAAVAAGAGMINDIFGLRQDGALEAAADAGVPVVLMHMQGEPGHMQADPQYDDVVSDVHGFLVQRLFAAEMAGIAKKNLVIDLGFGFGKSTAHNITLLARSERFLELGVPMLAGLSRKRSLGELTGRESPAERVAASVAAHLIAVQRGARIVRVHDVAATVDALNVWQAVEAVPAVRVDAKPTVRWPDED from the coding sequence ATGTTCGATATCTCTCCCCAGCTCGATTGCGCCGGCCGCATCCTGCGCCTGGACCGTGCCCGGGTCATGGGGATCGTCAACGTCACCCCGGATTCGTTCTCCGACGGCGGTGCCCATGACACCACCGAAGCAGCGGTCGCGCACGGCCTGAAGCTGGTGGAGGAGGGGGCTGACCTGCTCGATATCGGCGGCGAGTCCACCCGCCCGGGTGCCGCGCCGGTGTCGATCGACGAAGAGCTGCGTCGTGTCCTGCCCGTCATCGAGCAGCTGGCGACGCGTACATCGGTGCCGATCAGCATCGACACCTTCAAGCCGGAAGTGATGCGCGCCGCAGTGGCTGCAGGTGCCGGGATGATCAACGACATTTTCGGCCTGCGCCAGGACGGTGCGCTGGAGGCGGCGGCAGATGCAGGTGTGCCGGTGGTGCTGATGCACATGCAGGGCGAGCCCGGCCACATGCAGGCCGACCCGCAGTACGATGACGTCGTCAGCGACGTCCATGGCTTCCTGGTGCAGCGGTTGTTCGCCGCCGAAATGGCCGGCATCGCCAAGAAGAACCTGGTGATCGACCTCGGCTTCGGCTTCGGCAAGAGCACCGCGCACAACATCACCCTGCTGGCCCGTTCCGAGCGCTTTCTCGAACTCGGTGTGCCGATGCTGGCCGGGCTGTCGCGCAAGCGCAGCCTGGGAGAGCTGACCGGTCGCGAATCACCGGCTGAGCGCGTTGCTGCGTCGGTGGCCGCACACCTCATCGCCGTGCAGCGCGGCGCCCGTATCGTGCGTGTGCACGACGTGGCAGCGACGGTCGATGCCTTGAACGTCTGGCAGGCGGTCGAAGCGGTGCCCGCTGTCCGGGTAGATGCCAAACCCACCGTCCGCTGGCCGGACGAAGACTGA
- the ftsH gene encoding ATP-dependent zinc metalloprotease FtsH, with the protein MNDLTKNLLLWVVVAVVLMVVFQSFSPKTSGAGAQGASYSQFLDQVDSGNVQKVAFGGDTRGGTSQITYTTRGGQSSTITAPFDRDLINVLRTKNVEIVQEEPSSGISLGAILMNFLPVILIIGFWLFIMRQMQGGGGGAKGAMSFGKSRAKLQGEDQIKVTFADVAGCDEAKEEVGELVDFLRDPSKFTKLGGKIPRGVLMVGPPGTGKTLLAKAIAGEAKVPFFSISGSDFVEMFVGVGASRVRDMFEQAKKHAPCIIFIDEIDAVGRHRGAGLGGGHDEREQTLNQLLVEMDGFEGGEGVIVIAATNRPDVLDPALLRPGRFDRQVVVGLPDVKGREHILKVHMRKLPLADDVEPMVIARGTPGFSGADLANLCNEAALFAARGNEKEVRMDHFDRARDKILMGAERRSMAMSEEEKTLTAYHEAGHAIVGRLVPEHDPVYKVTIIPRGRALGVTMYLPEGDKYSMNRVAIKSQLCSLYGGRVAEELIFGADKVTTGASNDIERATKMARNMVTKWGLSEQLGPIAYGEEDDEVFLGRSVTQHKSVSNDTARRIDEEVRNILDEAYARTTELMTANLDKLHAMSQLLLQYETIDAPQIDAIMEGRDPPPPMGWNKSNKDGGNNDKGGDARPLPPIAGPAESI; encoded by the coding sequence ATGAACGACTTGACCAAGAACCTCCTGCTATGGGTGGTCGTCGCCGTCGTGCTGATGGTGGTCTTCCAGAGTTTCTCGCCCAAGACCTCCGGGGCTGGGGCGCAGGGCGCTTCGTACTCGCAGTTCCTGGACCAGGTGGACAGCGGCAACGTGCAGAAGGTCGCCTTCGGCGGCGATACGCGCGGTGGTACCAGCCAGATCACCTACACCACCCGGGGTGGACAGTCGTCCACCATCACCGCGCCGTTCGATCGTGACCTGATCAACGTGCTGCGTACCAAGAACGTGGAAATCGTGCAGGAGGAGCCGTCCAGCGGTATCTCCCTCGGTGCGATCCTGATGAATTTCCTGCCGGTCATCCTGATCATCGGCTTCTGGTTGTTCATCATGCGCCAGATGCAGGGCGGTGGCGGCGGTGCCAAGGGCGCGATGTCCTTCGGCAAGTCGCGCGCCAAGCTGCAGGGCGAAGACCAGATCAAGGTCACCTTCGCCGACGTTGCCGGTTGCGACGAGGCCAAGGAGGAAGTGGGCGAACTGGTCGACTTCCTGCGCGATCCGTCCAAGTTCACCAAGCTGGGCGGCAAGATTCCGCGCGGCGTGCTGATGGTCGGCCCGCCGGGTACCGGCAAGACGCTGCTGGCCAAGGCCATCGCAGGCGAAGCCAAGGTGCCGTTCTTCTCGATCTCCGGTTCGGACTTCGTGGAAATGTTCGTCGGCGTCGGCGCCAGCCGCGTGCGCGACATGTTCGAGCAGGCCAAGAAGCACGCGCCGTGCATCATCTTCATCGACGAAATCGATGCCGTCGGTCGCCACCGTGGTGCTGGCCTGGGTGGCGGTCATGACGAGCGCGAGCAGACCCTGAACCAGCTGCTGGTCGAGATGGACGGTTTCGAAGGTGGCGAAGGCGTGATCGTGATCGCCGCGACCAATCGTCCGGACGTGCTGGACCCGGCGCTGCTGCGTCCGGGCCGTTTCGACCGCCAGGTCGTGGTCGGCCTGCCGGACGTGAAGGGCCGCGAGCACATCCTCAAGGTGCACATGCGCAAGCTGCCGCTGGCCGACGACGTCGAGCCGATGGTGATCGCGCGTGGTACCCCGGGCTTCTCCGGTGCCGACCTGGCCAACCTCTGCAACGAGGCGGCCCTGTTCGCCGCGCGTGGCAACGAGAAGGAAGTCCGCATGGACCACTTCGATCGTGCCCGCGACAAGATCCTGATGGGTGCCGAGCGCCGCTCGATGGCCATGAGCGAGGAGGAGAAGACCCTCACCGCGTACCACGAAGCCGGCCATGCCATCGTGGGTCGTCTGGTGCCGGAACATGACCCGGTCTACAAGGTCACGATCATTCCGCGCGGTCGCGCGCTGGGTGTGACCATGTACCTGCCGGAAGGCGACAAGTACTCGATGAACCGCGTGGCGATCAAGTCGCAGCTCTGCTCGCTGTACGGTGGCCGCGTCGCCGAAGAGCTGATCTTCGGTGCCGACAAGGTCACCACTGGCGCCTCCAACGACATCGAACGCGCCACCAAGATGGCCCGCAACATGGTCACCAAGTGGGGTCTTTCCGAGCAGCTCGGCCCGATCGCCTATGGTGAAGAGGACGACGAGGTGTTCCTGGGTCGTTCGGTCACCCAGCACAAGAGCGTGTCCAACGACACGGCCCGTCGCATCGACGAGGAAGTACGCAACATCCTCGACGAGGCTTACGCGCGTACCACCGAGCTGATGACGGCCAACCTGGACAAGCTGCACGCCATGTCCCAGCTGCTGCTGCAGTACGAAACCATTGATGCGCCGCAGATCGACGCCATCATGGAAGGTCGTGATCCGCCGCCGCCGATGGGCTGGAACAAGTCCAACAAGGACGGTGGCAACAATGACAAGGGCGGCGACGCCCGTCCGCTGCCGCCGATCGCCGGTCCGGCCGAATCGATCTGA
- the rlmE gene encoding 23S rRNA (uridine(2552)-2'-O)-methyltransferase RlmE codes for MATRSKSSQRWLKEHFSDPFVKKAQAEGMRSRAAYKLEELLERDRLLKPHMVVVDLGAAPGGWSQQVRRQIGDTGRVLALDILDMPPLAGVEFLHGDFREETVLSEFEAMLGDQPVDLVLSDMAPNKSGVGAVDQPRMMHLAELALDFADNHLKTGGAFLIKLFQGEGFDDYVRDMRRRYDKVSIRKPEASRKRSPEVYALGQGKRAHMK; via the coding sequence ATGGCTACCCGCAGCAAAAGCAGCCAGCGCTGGCTCAAGGAACACTTCTCCGATCCCTTCGTGAAGAAGGCCCAGGCGGAAGGCATGCGCTCCCGCGCGGCCTACAAGCTTGAAGAACTGCTCGAACGTGACCGGCTGCTGAAGCCGCACATGGTGGTGGTCGACCTCGGCGCGGCCCCGGGCGGCTGGTCTCAGCAGGTTCGGAGACAGATTGGTGATACCGGCCGCGTGCTGGCCCTGGACATCCTGGACATGCCGCCGCTGGCCGGCGTGGAGTTCCTTCATGGTGACTTCAGGGAAGAAACCGTCCTATCTGAGTTTGAAGCCATGCTCGGGGATCAGCCGGTAGACCTTGTGCTGTCGGACATGGCCCCCAATAAGAGTGGTGTGGGCGCGGTCGACCAGCCGCGGATGATGCATCTGGCCGAGCTTGCGCTGGATTTCGCCGACAACCACCTCAAGACCGGTGGGGCGTTCCTGATCAAGCTGTTCCAGGGCGAAGGCTTTGACGACTACGTGCGCGACATGCGCCGCCGGTACGACAAGGTCTCCATCCGCAAGCCGGAAGCCTCGCGCAAGCGCTCTCCCGAGGTGTATGCCTTGGGTCAGGGAAAACGCGCCCACATGAAGTAA
- the yhbY gene encoding ribosome assembly RNA-binding protein YhbY codes for MPTALTPSQTRFLRGQAHDLKALLQTGGKGVTPAFLTELNEVLERHELVKVKVAAEDRDARDVMIGEIVQATDSALVQRIGHVAVLYRPSKEQRQIVLPRG; via the coding sequence ATGCCCACTGCCTTGACCCCTTCCCAGACCCGTTTCCTGCGCGGCCAAGCCCACGACCTGAAGGCCCTGCTGCAGACCGGCGGCAAGGGCGTCACGCCGGCCTTCCTGACCGAGCTGAACGAAGTGCTGGAACGTCACGAACTGGTCAAGGTGAAAGTTGCCGCCGAAGACCGTGACGCCCGCGACGTGATGATCGGCGAGATCGTGCAGGCCACCGACAGCGCGCTGGTGCAGCGCATCGGCCACGTCGCCGTGCTGTACCGCCCGAGCAAGGAACAGCGCCAGATCGTGCTGCCGCGCGGCTGA
- a CDS encoding Mth938-like domain-containing protein has product MQLNHELPDYAYSLRAADGRSARVNDRVLGNSFFLTPDQLVEQWPVTDVAALQVADLEPILALKPALILLGTGERQAFPPAVVMAACLSRGIGLEVMNNPAAARTFNILAGEGRKVAAAFILEG; this is encoded by the coding sequence ATGCAGCTGAACCACGAACTGCCCGACTACGCCTACAGCCTGCGCGCCGCTGACGGTCGCTCGGCACGAGTGAATGATCGCGTTCTGGGCAACAGCTTCTTCCTGACCCCGGACCAACTGGTCGAGCAGTGGCCAGTGACCGATGTCGCGGCGCTGCAGGTGGCTGACCTGGAGCCGATCCTGGCACTGAAGCCGGCATTGATACTGCTCGGCACCGGAGAGCGCCAGGCGTTCCCGCCGGCGGTAGTCATGGCCGCCTGCCTGTCGCGCGGCATCGGCCTGGAAGTGATGAACAATCCGGCTGCCGCGCGCACCTTCAACATCCTTGCCGGCGAAGGCCGCAAGGTGGCGGCCGCCTTCATTCTGGAAGGTTGA
- a CDS encoding peptidoglycan DD-metalloendopeptidase family protein, translating to MSADRLSKGVRIGALALLVSTLAACGTATVVRPSGSGGSGVSTPKTSVPKPGQTVVVRKGDTIYALARIHDITPADLIAWNNLDNPSTIYPGQVIRLYPAGSGGGRAPTTVVTAPRPGGSTSGGSTAPTPGPAGPVKSNIAWRWPADGAVVGRYVAGDATKQGVDIAGTSGAPVKATANGVVVYSGAGLVGYGELIIIKHSDQWLSAYGHNRKRLVNEGQSVKAGEQIAEMGRTGANRDMLHFEIRYNGKPVDPQQYLPAK from the coding sequence ATGAGTGCAGATCGTCTGAGCAAGGGAGTGCGCATCGGCGCACTGGCGTTGCTGGTATCCACCTTGGCCGCCTGTGGCACCGCCACCGTGGTCCGGCCCAGTGGCAGCGGCGGCAGTGGCGTCAGCACGCCGAAGACGTCGGTGCCCAAGCCGGGGCAGACCGTGGTCGTGCGCAAGGGCGACACCATCTATGCGCTGGCCCGCATCCATGACATCACCCCGGCCGACCTGATCGCCTGGAACAACCTCGACAACCCATCGACCATCTATCCGGGACAGGTGATCCGCCTGTATCCGGCCGGTTCTGGTGGCGGCCGCGCGCCGACCACCGTGGTGACCGCGCCGCGACCCGGTGGCAGCACGTCCGGCGGCAGCACTGCACCGACGCCGGGCCCGGCAGGTCCGGTCAAGAGCAACATCGCCTGGCGCTGGCCGGCCGATGGCGCAGTCGTGGGCCGCTACGTGGCCGGTGATGCGACCAAGCAGGGTGTGGACATCGCCGGCACCAGCGGCGCACCGGTGAAAGCCACGGCCAATGGCGTGGTGGTGTATTCCGGTGCCGGCCTGGTGGGCTATGGCGAGCTGATCATCATCAAGCACAGTGACCAGTGGCTGTCGGCCTATGGCCACAACCGCAAGCGGCTGGTAAATGAAGGGCAGAGCGTGAAGGCCGGCGAGCAGATCGCCGAGATGGGCCGTACCGGTGCCAACCGGGACATGCTGCACTTCGAGATCCGCTACAACGGCAAGCCGGTCGACCCGCAGCAGTATCTGCCGGCGAAGTAA
- a CDS encoding DedA family protein has translation MKIFGPLYERAMKWAAHERAPTYLMVLSFFEAIIFPVMPEVMLAPMCVAQPKRGWWFATLSLAGSMVGALVGYALGHYAFEAIKPVFEALGMLPSIEQGIATVQAKMVESPWAVFTFLVLGGFMPIPMKVFTWASGIVGVPMPQYLLSMLIGRGKRVFVLAAVIRIGGARAEAALRRWIEPLGWIATALVVVLIAWLVWRSKFA, from the coding sequence ATGAAGATTTTCGGGCCGCTGTACGAGCGGGCGATGAAGTGGGCCGCGCACGAGCGCGCGCCGACCTACCTGATGGTGCTGAGCTTTTTCGAGGCCATCATCTTCCCGGTGATGCCGGAAGTGATGCTGGCGCCGATGTGCGTGGCCCAGCCCAAGCGCGGCTGGTGGTTCGCCACCCTCAGCCTGGCCGGCTCGATGGTCGGCGCGCTGGTCGGCTACGCGCTGGGCCATTACGCATTCGAAGCGATCAAGCCGGTGTTCGAGGCGCTGGGCATGCTGCCGTCGATCGAGCAGGGCATTGCTACCGTGCAGGCCAAGATGGTGGAGTCGCCGTGGGCGGTGTTCACTTTCCTGGTGCTGGGTGGCTTCATGCCGATTCCGATGAAGGTCTTCACGTGGGCATCGGGTATCGTCGGCGTGCCGATGCCGCAGTACCTGTTGAGCATGCTGATCGGTCGCGGCAAGCGCGTGTTCGTGCTGGCCGCGGTCATCCGTATCGGTGGTGCGCGCGCCGAAGCAGCGCTGCGCCGATGGATTGAACCGCTGGGCTGGATCGCCACCGCGTTGGTGGTGGTGCTGATCGCCTGGCTTGTATGGAGGTCGAAGTTCGCATGA
- a CDS encoding protein-L-isoaspartate(D-aspartate) O-methyltransferase, which translates to MSPRLRLQPEAVGIGMTSQRVRDRLVDRLREAGIVDESTLNAIRVVPRHLFIDEALASRAYEDTALPIGHGQTISQPWVVARMTEAVLQVAPKKVLEVGTGSGYQAAVLGALGLEVYTVERIGDLLRQARKRFRALGMNIRTKHDDGRVGWAEHGPFDAIVVTAAAPALVDALVEQLAEGGRLVAPVGGAGAQSLVQLDRKDDGSIEQRVLAPVTFVPLLSGMLD; encoded by the coding sequence ATGAGCCCACGCCTGCGCCTGCAGCCGGAAGCGGTCGGCATCGGCATGACATCGCAGCGCGTGCGCGACCGCCTGGTCGACCGCCTGCGCGAGGCCGGCATCGTCGACGAGTCGACGCTGAACGCGATCCGGGTGGTGCCGCGCCATCTGTTCATCGATGAGGCCCTGGCCTCACGCGCCTATGAAGACACCGCGCTGCCGATCGGCCACGGCCAGACCATTTCGCAGCCGTGGGTGGTGGCGCGGATGACCGAGGCCGTGCTGCAGGTGGCGCCGAAGAAGGTGCTCGAAGTGGGCACTGGCTCGGGTTACCAGGCTGCAGTGCTGGGTGCGCTGGGTCTTGAGGTCTACACCGTCGAGCGCATCGGCGATCTGCTGCGGCAGGCGCGCAAGCGTTTCCGTGCGCTGGGCATGAACATCCGCACCAAGCACGATGATGGTCGCGTAGGCTGGGCCGAGCATGGTCCGTTCGACGCCATCGTGGTCACCGCCGCCGCACCGGCGCTGGTCGATGCCCTGGTCGAGCAGCTGGCCGAAGGTGGCCGCCTGGTCGCCCCGGTCGGCGGCGCGGGCGCGCAGTCGCTGGTGCAGCTTGATCGCAAGGACGACGGCAGCATCGAACAGCGCGTGCTGGCGCCGGTCACCTTCGTACCGCTGCTGTCTGGCATGCTCGATTGA